The following coding sequences are from one Deinococcus aerophilus window:
- a CDS encoding NUDIX domain-containing protein yields the protein MSHLSRTLPIKRAAHVYLVRDGQLLLVEERMDDGSIFYGLPGGKALPGETLGDAAVRQVLVETGLTVTDLVFISLLEGELLTGTRNECYASFGRFTATFSGELNPTDPEVVGVKWVPFAQVEALVRYGPPPEVEERNPLIWVPTRDFVKGTPRAYYPI from the coding sequence ATGAGCCACCTGTCGCGCACCCTGCCCATCAAGCGCGCCGCGCACGTCTATCTGGTCCGCGACGGCCAGCTGCTGCTCGTCGAGGAGCGCATGGACGACGGCAGCATCTTTTACGGCCTGCCCGGCGGCAAGGCGCTGCCCGGCGAGACGCTGGGGGACGCCGCCGTACGTCAGGTACTCGTCGAAACTGGCCTGACCGTCACGGATCTGGTGTTCATCAGCTTGCTGGAGGGCGAACTGCTCACCGGCACCCGCAACGAGTGCTACGCCTCGTTCGGGCGCTTCACCGCGACCTTCTCCGGCGAGCTGAACCCCACCGACCCGGAGGTCGTGGGCGTGAAGTGGGTGCCGTTTGCGCAGGTCGAGGCGCTGGTGCGCTACGGGCCCCCGCCCGAGGTCGAGGAGCGCAATCCCCTGATCTGGGTGCCCACCCGCGACTTCGTGAAAGGCACGCCGCGCGCGTACTATCCGATCTGA
- a CDS encoding DNA topoisomerase subunit B yields the protein MTKTDDQNAVPAAQSRVEGGPNAQYTAADISILKGLEAVRKRPGMYVQGGTGVDGYHQLLTEIIDNAIDEGLAGFADEVHVIMHADGSATVTDNGRGIPVDVMKSEGRPAIEVIFTELHAGGKFGQGAYKVSGGLHGVGSSVVNALSTYLDVTVNKGGKLHHIRFEQGEVTTPLEVLGDTPPDVTWATQVTFHPDAGVFKEFDNAFNYDRIRGRLRELAYLTGLKIVIRDERTNLHAGQVREETFFEQGGIANFARALVTDESKLLYDQPIVMRGSHNGVEVEVAFIHANTYASDNILTYANMIRTRDGGTPLTGFKTAYTRILNKYAKDKNMVKAGNPVPSGDDLLEGIYCVISVKLGEPQFESQAKVKLLNSEAQTAVNAIVGEKFSEFLEENPKVGKTIVEKAAEAARAREAARKARDIVRRSNPLENDDLPGKLADCSSQDPAESELFIVEGISAGGSAKGGRERRFQAILPLRGKILNVEKAELNKILKNAEIRALIGAIGAGVEGTGDRMHFDLSNLRYHKIVIMTDADMDGGHIATLLLTFFYRYMRPVVEAGYLYIAQPPLYRITVGAQTKNNKGTYLYNEEELKQHVTRANKEGKKYEIQRFKGLGEMNADQLWDTTMNPETRAMKRVGIEDLIVANEVFEDLMGNEVAPRKLFIQENARFAEISV from the coding sequence ATGACCAAAACCGACGATCAGAACGCCGTCCCCGCCGCCCAGTCCCGGGTGGAGGGCGGTCCCAATGCGCAGTACACCGCCGCCGACATCTCGATTCTCAAGGGCCTGGAGGCCGTGCGCAAACGCCCCGGCATGTACGTGCAGGGCGGCACGGGCGTGGACGGCTACCACCAGCTGCTCACCGAGATCATTGACAACGCCATCGACGAGGGCCTGGCCGGGTTTGCCGACGAGGTCCATGTGATCATGCATGCCGACGGCAGCGCCACCGTGACCGACAACGGGCGCGGCATCCCGGTGGACGTGATGAAGTCCGAGGGCCGCCCCGCCATCGAGGTGATCTTTACCGAGCTGCACGCTGGGGGCAAGTTTGGCCAGGGGGCCTACAAGGTGTCCGGCGGCCTGCACGGCGTGGGCAGCAGCGTGGTGAACGCGCTGAGCACCTACCTGGACGTGACCGTCAACAAGGGCGGCAAGCTGCACCACATCCGCTTCGAGCAGGGCGAGGTCACCACGCCGCTGGAAGTGCTGGGCGATACCCCGCCGGACGTGACCTGGGCCACCCAGGTGACCTTTCACCCCGACGCGGGCGTGTTCAAGGAGTTCGACAACGCCTTTAACTACGACCGCATCCGGGGACGTCTGCGCGAGCTGGCCTACCTGACGGGCCTGAAGATCGTGATCCGCGACGAGCGCACCAACCTGCACGCCGGACAGGTGCGCGAGGAGACCTTCTTCGAGCAGGGCGGCATCGCCAACTTTGCCCGCGCGCTCGTCACCGACGAGAGCAAGCTGCTGTACGACCAGCCCATCGTGATGCGCGGCAGCCACAACGGGGTGGAGGTGGAGGTGGCGTTCATCCACGCCAACACCTACGCCTCGGACAACATCTTGACCTACGCGAACATGATCCGCACCCGTGACGGCGGCACGCCGCTGACCGGCTTCAAGACCGCCTACACCCGCATCCTGAACAAGTACGCCAAGGACAAGAACATGGTCAAGGCGGGCAATCCGGTGCCCAGCGGCGACGATCTGCTCGAGGGCATCTACTGCGTGATCTCGGTCAAGCTGGGCGAGCCGCAGTTCGAGTCTCAGGCCAAGGTCAAGCTGCTCAACAGCGAGGCCCAGACCGCCGTGAACGCCATCGTGGGCGAGAAGTTCTCGGAATTTCTGGAAGAGAACCCCAAGGTCGGCAAGACCATCGTGGAAAAGGCCGCCGAGGCCGCCCGCGCCCGCGAGGCCGCCCGCAAGGCGCGGGACATTGTGCGCCGCAGCAATCCGCTGGAAAACGATGACCTGCCCGGCAAACTCGCCGACTGCTCCTCGCAGGACCCGGCAGAGAGCGAGCTGTTCATCGTGGAAGGCATCAGCGCCGGCGGCAGCGCCAAGGGCGGGCGCGAGCGCCGCTTCCAGGCCATTTTGCCGCTGCGCGGCAAGATCCTGAACGTGGAGAAGGCCGAGCTGAACAAGATCCTCAAGAACGCCGAGATCCGCGCCCTGATCGGGGCCATCGGAGCGGGCGTGGAGGGCACCGGCGACCGCATGCACTTTGACCTCTCCAACCTGCGCTACCACAAGATCGTGATCATGACCGATGCGGACATGGACGGCGGACACATCGCCACGCTGCTGCTGACCTTTTTCTACCGCTACATGCGTCCGGTGGTGGAGGCGGGATACCTGTACATCGCCCAGCCGCCGCTGTACAGGATCACGGTGGGCGCGCAGACCAAGAACAACAAGGGCACCTACCTGTACAACGAAGAAGAACTCAAGCAGCACGTCACCCGTGCCAACAAGGAAGGCAAGAAGTACGAGATCCAGCGCTTCAAGGGCCTGGGTGAGATGAACGCCGACCAGCTGTGGGACACCACCATGAACCCCGAGACCCGCGCCATGAAGCGGGTGGGCATCGAGGACCTGATCGTCGCCAACGAGGTCTTCGAGGACCTGATGGGCAATGAGGTCGCGCCCAGAAAACTGTTCATTCAGGAGAACGCGAGGTTCGCGGAAATCAGCGTCTAA
- a CDS encoding vWA domain-containing protein — MVRAALLLSVLLSGSAGAQAVPAPQPAALTLQPEPDCVLPAGPLPTRTRAVFLLDTSGSMRGLGDGRANIFEAVKASLNQYVRQQRPDRVELLTFDSGVRSRQGFDRPAGTPQWNRALEALKADGNNTYLYRSVQAALAPLKAGDYLTTVFVLTDGIDNDPGRVGAPQALAAFSARGPLDRLHYVALGTAIPADARAALIRSDYADGQTVPVGRAPALGRPGLGGVRTRTVTDLESGVPVPFADGTGVALAAPGDSGLRLAAGVVREGQVSLRATGSVPYGTAALLCAPPVPRALPDDAGPVAPRSQHVLLRVNLDAARPVRWLNPGADLHLKRGEEALLRYRAARGMNLEDPDPATWTVQNLPPGLDAQVLRLPGAREFAVRLTNRQLSTGQTVTPVLSLPGRSGGPFELTLPAVVASAGGRTPAAPAASSPPTAPVSPAPAPSGQRPFLPVGVLTVLGLAALGLLRLAVLDRRGRRAPPLPRLARESVPAVEGIEYSEGRVLSLVASNGDVSGVAIPLGGSFDLGQLARVPHLSGLRAEQHRDGLRITRLPADLEVSQGARLLRAGDVVRPGTLLGIVVARPARAPQPPLGALAGLGLPLNLRWEGAHVRAAGPYGVHTLTLPPGLSDLGRAFAAPVLSGLKVTLSGAQLLLVEVPAGLALCRSGEPTPLQPGVYLTGTTAVDLPDA, encoded by the coding sequence ATGGTGCGCGCCGCCCTTCTCCTCTCCGTCCTGCTCTCCGGTTCTGCCGGAGCGCAGGCTGTCCCGGCTCCACAGCCCGCCGCCCTCACCCTGCAGCCCGAACCGGACTGCGTGTTGCCGGCGGGTCCGCTGCCGACGCGCACGCGGGCCGTGTTCCTGCTGGACACCAGCGGCAGCATGCGCGGGCTGGGAGACGGCCGGGCCAACATCTTTGAGGCGGTGAAGGCCAGCCTCAACCAGTATGTCCGGCAGCAGCGGCCCGACCGGGTGGAACTGCTGACCTTCGATTCGGGGGTGCGGTCGCGCCAGGGCTTTGACCGGCCTGCCGGAACGCCGCAGTGGAACCGGGCGCTGGAGGCGCTGAAGGCCGACGGCAACAACACCTACCTGTACCGCAGCGTTCAGGCCGCGCTTGCGCCGCTGAAGGCCGGCGACTACCTGACCACGGTGTTCGTACTCACTGACGGCATCGACAACGATCCGGGCCGGGTGGGTGCTCCGCAGGCGCTGGCGGCCTTCAGCGCCCGCGGTCCACTGGACCGGCTGCACTACGTGGCGCTGGGCACTGCCATTCCCGCCGACGCCCGCGCGGCCCTGATCCGCAGCGATTACGCCGACGGTCAGACCGTGCCGGTGGGCCGCGCGCCTGCGCTGGGCCGCCCTGGTCTGGGCGGCGTGCGGACCCGGACCGTCACCGATCTGGAATCGGGCGTGCCCGTGCCCTTTGCCGACGGCACGGGGGTGGCCCTGGCAGCGCCCGGGGACAGCGGACTGCGGCTGGCGGCCGGCGTGGTGCGGGAGGGTCAGGTCTCCCTGAGGGCCACGGGATCGGTGCCCTACGGAACGGCGGCCCTGCTGTGTGCTCCGCCGGTGCCGCGCGCGCTTCCGGACGACGCTGGTCCGGTGGCGCCGCGGTCCCAGCACGTCCTGCTGCGCGTCAACCTGGACGCTGCGCGGCCCGTGCGCTGGCTCAACCCCGGTGCGGACCTGCACCTGAAGCGTGGGGAGGAGGCGCTGCTGCGGTACCGCGCCGCCCGGGGCATGAATCTGGAGGACCCGGACCCGGCCACCTGGACGGTCCAGAACCTGCCGCCTGGCCTGGACGCGCAGGTGCTGCGTCTGCCGGGGGCGCGCGAGTTTGCCGTGCGGCTGACCAACCGCCAGCTCAGCACCGGACAGACCGTCACGCCGGTCCTGTCGCTGCCGGGACGCAGCGGCGGCCCCTTTGAACTGACCCTGCCCGCTGTAGTGGCGTCGGCGGGCGGACGGACTCCTGCGGCCCCTGCCGCTTCCTCCCCGCCAACCGCTCCGGTTTCGCCGGCTCCGGCGCCTTCAGGGCAGCGGCCGTTCCTTCCAGTCGGGGTGCTGACGGTGCTGGGGCTGGCCGCGCTGGGCCTGCTGAGGCTGGCCGTGCTGGACCGCCGGGGCCGGCGGGCGCCGCCACTGCCCCGCCTGGCGCGCGAATCGGTGCCCGCCGTGGAGGGCATCGAGTACAGCGAGGGGCGGGTGCTGTCCCTGGTTGCGTCCAACGGTGACGTGTCGGGGGTCGCCATTCCGCTGGGCGGGTCCTTTGATCTGGGGCAGCTGGCGCGTGTGCCGCACCTCAGCGGCCTGCGCGCCGAGCAGCACCGCGACGGCCTGCGCATCACCCGTTTGCCCGCCGATCTGGAAGTCAGTCAGGGTGCGCGGCTGCTGCGGGCCGGCGACGTGGTGCGGCCCGGTACCCTGCTGGGCATCGTGGTGGCCCGCCCGGCCCGCGCGCCCCAGCCCCCGCTGGGGGCGCTTGCGGGACTGGGCCTGCCGCTGAACCTGCGCTGGGAGGGAGCGCATGTTCGCGCGGCCGGGCCGTACGGCGTTCATACCCTGACCCTGCCGCCGGGCTTGAGCGACCTGGGCCGCGCCTTTGCCGCGCCGGTCCTGAGCGGCCTCAAGGTCACCCTCAGCGGGGCGCAGCTGCTGCTCGTCGAGGTGCCCGCCGGGCTGGCCCTGTGCCGCAGCGGGGAGCCGACCCCCCTGCAGCCCGGTGTGTACCTGACCGGCACCACCGCCGTTGATCTGCCGGACGCCTGA
- the rbfA gene encoding 30S ribosome-binding factor RbfA: MKPEQLQSQLTRVLSEAISGLRDPRVPLIVTVERVTLTTDYGLARVYVSAIGADIPELLEALTHARGHLQRQVAEQVRMRRTPTLEFRSAEDIL, from the coding sequence ATGAAGCCCGAGCAGCTCCAGTCGCAACTGACCCGCGTGCTCAGCGAGGCCATTTCCGGCCTGCGTGATCCGCGTGTGCCGCTGATCGTGACGGTCGAGCGCGTGACCCTGACCACCGATTACGGGCTGGCCCGCGTGTATGTCAGCGCCATCGGGGCCGACATTCCCGAACTGCTTGAGGCCCTGACCCACGCACGCGGTCACCTGCAGCGTCAGGTGGCCGAACAGGTTCGCATGCGCCGCACGCCCACGCTGGAATTCCGCTCGGCCGAGGACATTCTGTGA
- a CDS encoding acyl-CoA thioesterase, translating into MTRKATAEQPGRSVDTTIQVRYAETDAMGVVHHATYPVWFEVGRTDLMHALGLPYATVEARGYYLMLSGLNVEYRRAARYDDTLTVTTRVSSLRSRTLSFVYTVMRGSELLATGETRHIATDKTYRPARLPEDVLALLGGAGVSAAEPVR; encoded by the coding sequence GTGACGCGGAAGGCCACGGCAGAGCAGCCGGGCCGCAGCGTCGACACGACCATCCAGGTGCGCTACGCCGAGACGGATGCCATGGGAGTGGTTCACCACGCCACTTATCCGGTGTGGTTCGAGGTCGGGCGCACCGACCTGATGCACGCGCTGGGACTGCCGTACGCCACGGTGGAGGCGCGCGGCTACTACCTGATGCTCTCGGGCTTGAACGTCGAGTATCGCCGCGCCGCCCGCTACGACGACACCCTGACGGTCACCACCCGCGTGTCGTCCCTGCGCAGCCGCACGCTGAGTTTCGTGTACACGGTCATGCGCGGTTCGGAACTGCTCGCCACCGGAGAGACCCGCCACATCGCCACCGACAAGACTTACCGCCCGGCCCGACTGCCGGAAGACGTGCTGGCGCTGCTGGGCGGAGCCGGGGTGTCTGCGGCGGAACCGGTCCGCTAG
- a CDS encoding M1 family metallopeptidase, with the protein MSRPSFCASLCAALLSVLLVGAGAQPASPVTAQSIGDSIYPRLGQAGLDVRHYALDLNVDRPGTSELSGVVTLTVGATRPLPLLSLDFLGPAVAAVTWNGQPAPYRQDRAAGKLSIQRSLRPGEQATVTVRFAGTVGRRPDPELPLDVGWQAVAADGKRPGANFTLSEPDGTRTFLPVNDHPSDPATFTTRVTVPAGYVAAASGVQVLAQAAPGGGQTFTFEQAQPIPTYALALHVNRFERQDSPAVPVGVGGAAVARRDYFPSDLPDGTRDAYTRTGEVLTVLSGWFGPFPFGAYGSAVVTPGIPALETATLSTMPVRASNVRVLVHETAHQWFGDRVVLGDWADVWLNEGFATYAELLWAQAQGEDGAAIVRGWYDRAGRSPTRPLVAASERQLFDTTSYIRGALALQAVRVTVGDAAFQAYLRGWVAAFSDRPARTADLLAHTRRQLGADAEAALRLWTESPTLPPLPE; encoded by the coding sequence ATGAGCCGCCCGAGTTTCTGCGCCTCTCTCTGCGCCGCGCTGCTGTCGGTTCTGCTTGTGGGCGCAGGGGCCCAGCCCGCTTCCCCGGTCACCGCCCAGTCCATCGGGGACTCTATCTACCCCCGGCTGGGGCAGGCCGGGCTGGACGTGCGCCATTACGCCCTGGACCTGAACGTGGACCGGCCCGGTACCTCCGAACTGAGCGGCGTGGTCACCCTGACCGTGGGCGCCACCCGTCCCTTGCCCCTGCTCAGCCTGGACTTCCTGGGACCGGCGGTGGCGGCGGTGACCTGGAACGGCCAGCCCGCGCCGTACCGCCAGGACCGGGCGGCGGGCAAGCTCAGCATCCAGCGTTCGCTGCGGCCCGGCGAACAGGCGACGGTGACGGTGCGTTTTGCCGGAACGGTGGGGCGGCGTCCCGACCCCGAACTGCCGCTGGATGTGGGCTGGCAGGCGGTGGCGGCCGACGGCAAGCGCCCGGGGGCCAACTTCACCCTCAGCGAGCCGGACGGCACGCGCACCTTCCTGCCGGTCAACGACCATCCCTCCGATCCGGCGACCTTCACCACCCGCGTCACGGTGCCGGCCGGGTACGTGGCGGCGGCCAGCGGCGTGCAGGTGCTCGCCCAGGCCGCGCCGGGCGGCGGCCAGACCTTTACCTTCGAACAGGCCCAGCCGATTCCGACATACGCCCTGGCCCTGCATGTCAACCGTTTCGAGCGGCAGGACTCGCCCGCGGTGCCGGTCGGCGTGGGCGGGGCCGCCGTGGCGCGGCGCGACTACTTTCCCTCCGATCTGCCGGACGGCACCCGGGACGCCTACACCCGGACGGGCGAGGTCCTGACGGTGCTGTCCGGGTGGTTCGGGCCCTTTCCCTTCGGTGCCTACGGCTCGGCGGTGGTCACGCCCGGCATTCCGGCGCTGGAAACCGCCACCCTCTCCACCATGCCGGTGCGTGCGAGCAACGTGCGTGTTCTGGTGCATGAGACTGCCCACCAGTGGTTCGGGGACCGCGTGGTGCTGGGCGACTGGGCAGACGTGTGGCTCAACGAGGGCTTTGCCACCTACGCCGAGCTGCTGTGGGCCCAGGCGCAGGGTGAGGACGGTGCGGCCATCGTTCGTGGGTGGTATGACCGCGCAGGCCGCAGCCCGACCCGGCCGCTGGTCGCCGCCTCCGAGCGCCAGCTGTTCGACACCACCTCGTACATCCGGGGTGCGCTCGCGCTGCAGGCGGTGCGCGTGACGGTGGGCGACGCGGCCTTCCAGGCCTACCTGCGCGGCTGGGTCGCGGCCTTCTCGGACCGGCCGGCCCGCACCGCCGATCTGCTTGCCCATACCCGCCGGCAACTGGGCGCGGACGCGGAGGCGGCCCTGCGCCTGTGGACCGAGTCCCCCACCCTGCCGCCGCTGCCGGAATGA
- a CDS encoding LysM peptidoglycan-binding domain-containing protein, with amino-acid sequence MLTLHLFLMFLLLTGPALAAPGTVTVRSGDTLSKIASRSGLSVSQLRTWNGLKSDIIRPGQVLRLSKASAPPPSTPRAPTSQGAYTVQRGDFLSKIAAKYGVSVGALQAANGLKGTLITPGQRLKIPARGASPAAAPAPRPTTEVRVLYTYIHVDAGDTPQGIARKYRLTVDKLRRLNGLSSYKYIVPGKKVLVPSRIPVPIPPRPQGHPATYKQLRPLNIPVQIVNVDLRWRDVLVAPVLPSTRLAFGSGARVGQLARSSGAQAVINGSYFHPRSYAPAGDIVMQGRMLTWGRIPQALAITPDNRASIRPATTALLRVPLDSTWEGMETVVATGPRILIGGRVQRQYSNAFRDPALFGRAARSAIGLVSNRDLVMVSTHARLTTTEMGKVMARLGIKDALLLDGGSSTGLAWNGRPVIDSIRKVSYGIGVFTEYTGRRYIR; translated from the coding sequence ATGCTGACCCTTCATCTCTTCCTCATGTTTCTGCTGCTGACAGGTCCGGCCCTCGCGGCGCCTGGCACGGTGACGGTTCGTTCCGGCGACACCCTGTCCAAGATCGCCTCCCGCTCGGGCCTGAGTGTCTCTCAGCTGCGGACCTGGAACGGTCTGAAGTCCGACATCATCCGGCCCGGGCAGGTGTTGCGGTTGAGCAAGGCTTCGGCCCCGCCACCCTCCACGCCCCGGGCCCCCACCAGCCAGGGTGCCTATACCGTCCAGCGCGGCGACTTCCTGAGCAAGATCGCGGCGAAATATGGCGTGAGCGTGGGAGCGCTGCAGGCGGCCAACGGCCTGAAGGGGACGCTGATCACACCGGGCCAGCGCCTGAAGATCCCGGCGCGCGGCGCGTCCCCTGCCGCAGCACCGGCCCCCCGGCCGACCACCGAGGTGCGGGTGCTGTACACCTACATTCACGTGGACGCCGGAGACACGCCGCAGGGCATCGCCCGCAAGTACCGCCTGACCGTGGACAAGCTGCGCCGCCTGAACGGCCTGAGCAGCTATAAGTACATCGTGCCCGGCAAGAAGGTGCTGGTTCCGTCGCGCATTCCGGTGCCGATTCCGCCCCGTCCGCAGGGCCACCCGGCCACCTACAAGCAGCTGCGGCCCCTGAACATTCCGGTGCAGATCGTCAATGTGGACCTGCGCTGGCGCGATGTGCTCGTGGCGCCGGTGCTGCCCAGCACCCGCCTGGCCTTCGGCTCCGGCGCACGGGTGGGGCAGCTTGCGCGCAGCAGCGGCGCGCAGGCCGTGATCAACGGCAGCTACTTTCACCCGCGCAGCTACGCTCCTGCCGGGGACATCGTGATGCAGGGGCGCATGCTCACCTGGGGCCGCATTCCCCAGGCGCTGGCGATCACGCCCGACAACCGCGCCTCCATTCGGCCCGCCACCACGGCGCTGCTGCGTGTGCCGCTGGACAGCACCTGGGAAGGCATGGAAACGGTGGTTGCCACCGGGCCACGCATCCTGATCGGCGGGCGGGTGCAGCGGCAGTACAGCAACGCCTTTCGGGACCCGGCGCTGTTCGGCCGCGCGGCCCGCAGCGCCATCGGGCTGGTGAGCAACCGCGATCTGGTGATGGTCAGCACCCACGCCCGCCTGACCACCACCGAGATGGGCAAGGTGATGGCGCGCCTGGGCATCAAGGATGCCCTGCTGCTCGACGGCGGCAGCTCCACCGGGCTGGCCTGGAACGGCCGGCCTGTGATCGACAGCATCCGCAAGGTCAGCTACGGCATCGGCGTGTTCACCGAGTACACCGGGCGGCGCTACATCCGCTGA